DNA from Salvelinus namaycush isolate Seneca chromosome 14, SaNama_1.0, whole genome shotgun sequence:
TGCTGTGTGTCCTCTGGATGAGATGTGTGACGTGTCCCATGATTTTGGGGATATTACGTTTGTGGACGAGGTACATGCTGTGGGGTTGTATGGGGCCATGGGAGGTATCGGAGACAGGGACGGCATCAGGCACAAGATGGACATCATCTCAGGAACACTCGGTAAGATGACTTGGGGCTAGCTGATAATGAtgtgatttcattttttttatagtTCACAAACCTTCATTCAGGAAGTGGATGAACATTTGAAAAATATGTTTCAAAAAATTGCAACAATTTATGGTTGAGAACAATCTCCAAAAGAGAAAAAAAGCTCAAATTAATATTGGTGTTATCAAATATTTAACTCACCCAGACCATCATATTAATTAAATACATCTTTACCTGGTTTATGCCTTACCTTACCTAATTTATTCTTTCCAGGTAGGGCGCTTGGTTTTGTTGGCGGCTACATCGTCGGTACCAACCCCCTGGTGGACACTGTACGCTCCTACGCAGCAGGCTTCGTCTTCACCTCGCTGCCCCTCATGCTGTTGGCCGGGGCCGGAAACACCAAAGGAACGTCAAGCTGCTGCTGCGCCAGATGCTGATGGACTCAGACCACGGTCCACTGCCCCAGCCACATCATCCCTGTCAGGGTAAGACTGGCCTGTTAATCGAGATTCAAACCATGGAAACGAGAGACGAAAATTCTATCAACGTTGGATGTTATATTTCATCCCTGAAGAAAGCATTTTATATTATCACCTGATGATTCATCTTTGACCCCTTGTTCCAGGTGGTGGACGCTGCGAAGAATACAGAGGTGTGTGACATCATGATGTCTCGCTACACCATCTACGTGCAAGACATCAAGTACCCAATGGTGGCCCGGGGAGAGGAGGGCCTCCGCATCGcccccaccccacatcacacacCCCAGATGATGCAGTACTTTTTCAGTAAGCACACACCCCAATGAGTCTTTGTGGTTTTGAATCCAGTAGTTACAAATGTGATTGATTAAATATGAATATTTTTCTCTCCACAGAGCATCTGGTGAAGGCCTGGAAGGAGGTAGGTCTGGAGCTGAAGCTCCACTCGTCATGGGAGTGTAACTTCTGCCAGCAGCCTCTAGACTTTGAGCTGATGACAGAGCGAGAAAAGTCCTTCTTCATCGGCATGAGTAACATGATATGGGCCTAACATTTTAACCCCAGAAACGATAGACCTCTTCCCCATATAaaatctctatttctctatttgTTCTCTTATCTATGTATAATTCTATCACCATCTATGAAATATTCTCATTTACAAGTAAATGGTTGGGGAAAGGTATGCTTTTGCTATTATGTTGTGTTTGGAGCAACTGGAAATGATATTCTTTAACATTATCTCAACCAAATATCAGCTTTGACAAACATTAAATATAACCTCTGCTCTGCCACACCTCGCCGGAGGGATTCGGCAAATCTGCAACCACTGTGAGCGCACATACTTTGTATAACTCTTTTCTCTACGCATTTGATGTTTTTCTGACACGGAGAACTTGGATACAGTTGGTCCAAAGGAATAGAACTTACAGGCATTCAATGTTTTTCAGAAGTTACAAAATGCATTTCTATGTCAATATGTCAGTCCTTTTCGCTTCCGTCGATGTTAACCTCGGGGTGTGCCTATTCCTCTAACAGCACCCTTGAGCCGACACCTAAATCATAGTAAAATCCCCCTCTTAACTGCGTCTCAACATGTTGAAGAATGTAGCATTGTGCCCCTTTCAAAACACTACCGTTTTCACTCTGGGCCTTCGATAATTGCTCCTTTGACATTAGCGAAAGACTCTCAGGCGGAGCAGAACAAGTCACCTCTTGAATTGACTGCACTCATTCACTGTTTTGACTCCAACTAATCTCGGTTTAGTCGGCTTCAAATGGAGAGTCAACACTCCAGCATATTACACATTAGTGCTTCACCGATTCAGAAAACGCTAATGTCCTCAGAGGCAATTCATTTTGCAGCATTCACAATACACACAGACCaaacacattaaaaaaaaaacattaaaatagGCAAAGGATATTTATAAGCAAGTAGACTGGATAAGTGCAGGTTTATGATAGAAATGTCAAAAATGGCCTGCTTGAACATGTTAATTAACGTGCAAGTGCTAAAGTGCTATTACTCCAACATTTTATTAAGTTGCAGTATTGAATTCGAAATAAAAGAGTGCCTGGCTCTGTTCGTTTGGACTTTTGGTTGCCTACACTTGCCGCCAGAGAGGAGGTGCTGGAATTTGGGGTGGAGTTGGCGGTAAGTGTCAAATACTATCATTGGCCTTCTTGGAGGGCTCTTGCACAGCCAATTCTTCCGTGCGACCTTGGCATAAGCTTGAGCTCAACATGCAATTTCCATTTGTTCCTTATTACTTTTACACTTCATATGCATAAGGCCACTTGGTCATGAGACAGTTTATAACTCGGGTCACTACTTGGGGTTCCATTTGACATACTATCAAAGTTTGTGAATATCCTCGTGATCGTAGCATATTCACACCGCATAGTGGAGCTGATCAGTATATTCAACATGCCTTTCTTCGTTCCACCAGAGGGCGCACCAGCGCGCCTTATTTCAAGGAGTTGGGTTGCCTCATTTACCGTGAGTGCAGCAATTGCAATGTGACACTAGACGGGAATAATGCAACACGCACCATCTCCTTGGTCCAAGGGTTAATCAATGTATTGAAGACATGCCATATAAACCATTTTAATGTTAATGTTAATTTGTCAGGATATAAATACGAAAGAAATAATCTAATTTCGTCTGTCTACATTTTCTAGTGTAGGGTTGAAGCCGTTTTAACAACGTGAAAAAAGTGCCATGGTTAAAGCCGTCTCTCTATTATTTATGAGGGTTACCagaagaggctggtgggaggagctataggggAACGGGCTCGTtggaatggctggaatggaattcatggaacggtatcaaacacatcaaccGCATCGACCacgccattacaatgagcctgtcctcatatagctcctcccaccagcctcgtCTGCTACACACTTAACATCTGCACATGACAAGAGCGTGTACATAATGGGGTGAGTGAGAGGGTTCAAAGCAACGCTCTCGACAGACAAGCCAGGATCCTGCAAATCAAAGATATTCCTGCtgttcctgagagagagagagagagagagagagagagagagagagagagagagagagagagagagagagagagagagagagagagagagagagagagaattaccaTGAGCTCACATTCTGAGAGTATTATGTAATTGGAATGCTTCTCTGAGTGCACTAGTCAAGCGACCAGCACCACTTCATGCAAAGCCAGGCATTGTTGATCATAATGAGATTCTCATGCCACTGCAGCAGTGAGAGACTGTGTTTATAtcctttttttaaatcattttgaGTTATGATTTTATTATTTAATATGTTATTGTTTTGTGTATGCAATCGGCTACAGGACAGCAGTCATCTGGTTTTAATACACAGCAATATTCAGAGTGCATTTCATTATGATATGCATGTAAAATATGTTTACTTTAATTTACTTTGAAATATGTATGACACTATGTATGGCATTTACCTAGTAATAACCATGTGATTTTCATGTTATGGTTTCAAAAGAGGCTGAATCAAAGCTGTTGAATCAAGTAAATGTTTGACTCCATCCCAAAACACGAACCCAATCTCAGTCTCTAATTTCCCGCTCCAGAATGTCATTCACAGAGTAAACTTTCCTGGCTCTTAGTGCACTTGGCAGAATGTTCTGTACACTACTTTCTGCATTTGACCAAATTGTCTTACACCTACATCATTCATCACAGATTAAATGCACACCCTGCAGTTCCTTATCAGGGCAGAACAGAGGCAGGACCCATGCCTCTGCACTGCACACTCTCTGGGGAGAAAACTGGGTGCATGCATGTGGGTGAGAAGACAACacacgtgtgtgagagagagagagagagagagacagagacagagagagagagaagagagagagagagagagagagaagagagagagagagacagagggagggaaagtgagagagagagagagagagagagagagcgcaggtTCAGCTCTGCTCCCCTCCATTTTGCGTTAATCCTGCGAGCGCTGCACATCTGTGTCTCCCCCACTCACGTGCACAGACAGATGAGCTGAATGGCTGGCTTCCCAttgcactcacacaaacacactctttccctctctctctttagcacacacacacattctctttctctcacacacaaaaacagacaCTGAGGGTGGTCCTGCGGATTCTTGCCACTGCAATCATCGTCTTTGTAGTCCACAATGTGATGATAACAAAACACAAAATCACGTGCTTCTTTTTCTGAAAGAAAGAGAGCAAAATATCTCTTCTGgcaagacatacagtaccagtcaaaagtttggacacacctactcattctctacattgtagaacagtgaggacatcaaaactatgaaataacacatttggaatcatgtagtaaccaaaaaagtgttaaacaaataaaaatatattttagattttagattcttcaaaatagccaccctttgccttgataacagctttgcactctcttggcattctctcaaccagcttcacctggagtgCTTTCCAACTCTtggaggagttcccacatatgctgagcacgtgttggctactttttcttcactcttcacaactcatcccaaaccatctcaacttggttgaggtcgggtgattgtggatttcaagtcatctgatgcagcactccatcactctccttcttggtcaaaaatcctttacacagcctggacgtgtgttttgggtcattaccatgctgaaaaacaaattatagtcccactaagagcaaaccagatgggatggcgtatcgctgcagaatgctgtggtagtcatgctggttaagtgtgccttgaattctaaataaatcacagacagtgtcaccagcaaagcacccccacaccaacccccctcctccaccaTGATTCatggtgagaaccacacatgcggagaaccacacatcatctgttcacctacccTTCGTCTCACAAAgccacggcggttggaaccaaaagtaaaacatttggactcatcagaccaaaggacagatttacacctatctaatgtccattgctcgtgtttcttggcccaagcacatctcttcttcttattggtgtcctttagtagtggtttctttgcagcaattcgaccatgaaggcctgattcacgcagtctcctctgaacagttgatgttgagatgtgtctgttacttgaactctgtgaagtattcatttgggctgcaatttctgaggctggtaactctaatcaacttatcctctgcagcagaggaaactctgggtcttcctttcctgtggcggtcctcatgagagccagtttaatcatagcgcttgatggtttttgcgactgcacttgaagaaacgttcaaagttcttgacattttcccgaattgactgaccttcatgtcttaaagaaatgatggactgtcgtttctcgtggcttatttgagctgtccttgtcataatatagacttggtcttttaccaaatagtgctatcttctgtataccacccctactgtaccttgtcacaacacaactgattgtctcaaatgcattaaaaaggaaagaaattccacaaattaacttttaacaaggcacacctgttaattgaaatgtattccaggtgactacttcatgaagctggttgagagaatgccaagagtgtgcaaagctgtcatcaaggcaaagtgtggctactttgaagaatctaaaatctaaaatatatgtgAATTCGTTTAAcgttttttttggttactacatgattccatgtgttatttcatagttttgatgttttcactattattctacaatgtagaaaatagtaaaaataaagaaaaaccctggaatgagtaggtgtgcccaaacttttgactggtactgtacatgtaggtcAGTGTTTCTGAAAAGGTTCGGGGCTAAGATAATCAGGGCTTAAGCATTATATGAATGTAGCATTGGTGTTGTAAAGAAACGACACGATGGCTCTGATCACAGATAATGGATCCGACAGTGACCGAGGATCAAATCAGTGGGTAGGGGTAGAGTGTAGGCCatgtgagagggagaggaaggaaaatCTGCAGACAGCATACAACACAGTAGTAATTGCGTGGAATTCTATACAAAATGATCAAAGGAAAGCCGACAATTTAGGGGACTGTTCCCCCACCAACAGAATCCCAAATCAACCAAGCCCTGTTCAAATCCAGCATGACATGAGCATGGAGAGGATAAGGTTCAAtgatataacaggatataatctCAAATATTGTGTTTTGGCAAGCATCCAGTAAAACGATCATTAAGGCTAAACTGTGGAACTGTGTTAAGTTCATATGCAAATTTTTACATTGATATGACCTCACATTGACCAAGAATAGAACCACCACTGCATACGAAAGACAACAGAGAAAAGAGCAGGTAGTGGGCTGCAATTAATTATGATGTATAGCTTACTTTTTTTAGCATCATAAACGAGTGAATAGACCTGTTTTAATGATGCAATTGAATAATGTATTTTCTGTAGGCCTCATTTCATAATTCGAAAATCGGTCGACATCATAAGACACTACCCAGTAGGTTATTGATTACACAGTAATAGCCTATAGGAGGGATCATGAAACAAATTTAGCAATCTCCTTCTATGTCTTTAAATTGAAGCGCCTCCCTCTTGAGTTTCTCCACTGTCAACTACATTTCCTCTGCATCGGAATGGCAAAAGGAGAACGTGTTCCAACTAGTGCGATTGTCCGTGTAGAAAGTTGATAGTGTATTAATGTCTGGTGTTATTATTTCATAGGAAAAAATGTACTAGTATTTGCTTACCTGGGCGAGTGGATAAGCGGTGAGTAACCTACAAGGTCAGATGGACATTGGAGTAGGGAAAATCAACGCTCCCGCTCTAAAGAAAGTGATACATTAGAAGTATGTCATTATCGCAACATTTGAGATTTGATGTTGGTTTGAGGTTAACACGTCACAGTGTTTGCCCTGCGAAGTTATTCGTCACTCGGTGTACAATGTAGCGACATTTGTGTATTACTTGCATGCATGTAACATGATATTTCGTTCGATATGACTAATGTGACGCCAAGTAAAAGCGTAGAATGGCTGCAAGTAGAGTTGGAATCCGGGGGAGGTTCGCTCCTTTTGTTGGACTGCCGATCGCACGAACTTTATGAATCATCCCACATAGAAACGGCCATCAATTTGGCCATACCAGGGTTGATGCTGCGACGGTTCAAGAAAGGCAACATACCCATCCGAACTATCATCCCAAACCACGAAGACAAGGAGAAATTCGTTAGACGTTGTAATACGGATACGGTGATTCTGTACGATGAGTGCACTGTGGACTGGCAGGATGGGGCCACTGGTTCGGTTCTGGGACTACTTCTTCAGAAACTCTGGGACGACGGCTGTAAAGCATATTACCTGGAAGGCAAGTTGTATGTTTTTCAAGTTGTTTTGGGAAATGTAGCCTATAGTAGTCTAACTTTCCTGGCACTGTATGTAAAATAaggtacaaataaatgtttttctcGTAAATATTAAGACAAACAACTCAAATGAATATTTCTTAATTATATAGATAGTATTTATAATACATCTTAGTTTTGAATGTACATCATTATCTCTGAAACTTTGAGAAGTAGTGTGACTGAGAGTGTCAATTAAAATTCCAAAATGGCTGCGCCGTGTTTTGCTACTACAGGAAAAGGGCATGCATTTCATGAATGGTCTGCTGTGAAGGAGAGAACTATTGCCAATGCAGTTCTTAGTTATAATAGTATACATAACATGAAATTGTTATTTATTCAGCCCTGATCACGTTATTCATGTTATTCATAATAATCCAAGAATATTATAGCCTATTACTTCATTAGACCACATATCACCTATTATATCAACTCAAATAAATCCTATTTATTCCCAATCTCTGTGCagttgttacattttgaatagtAGAAAATAATATTGCTTGGCTGAGATACATAGGATAACACAATGAACAAAAACCATAACTCCTTGGATCTTAGGGGGATTTGTGAAGTTTCAGACCGAGTACTCAGAGCACTGTGAGACCCTCCTGGACAGCTGCTGTCCCAGCTCCTCTCCACCGCTGTCCGTCCTAGGCTTCGGAAGTCTCCGGATCAGTTCCGACCTCTCCGATGGCGAGTCGGACCGCGAGCCGAGCAGCGCCACCGAGTCCGAGGAGAGCCCCCTTCCCAACAACCAACCTGCCTTCCCCGTCCAGATCCTCCCCTTCCTTTACCTGGGCTGTGCCAAAGACTCCACCAACCTGGACGTGCTGGGCCAGTACAACATCAAGTACATCCTGAACGTCACGCCCAACCTCCCCAACATGTTTGAACATGACGGCCTCTTCAAGTACAAGCAGATCCCCATCTCCGACCACTGGAGTCAGAACCTGTCCCAGTTCTTTCCAGAGGCCATATCCTTCATCGGTGAGTAGCCGACTAGGTTGGAGAGAACATGATCGATCACATTGTGTTCCAAGAGTTAATATATTTGATGAACGAGGCCTATAGGAAATGATACACAGGCACACCTAGTATAT
Protein-coding regions in this window:
- the LOC120059494 gene encoding dual specificity protein phosphatase 7-like yields the protein MTNVTPSKSVEWLQVELESGGGSLLLLDCRSHELYESSHIETAINLAIPGLMLRRFKKGNIPIRTIIPNHEDKEKFVRRCNTDTVILYDECTVDWQDGATGSVLGLLLQKLWDDGCKAYYLEGGFVKFQTEYSEHCETLLDSCCPSSSPPLSVLGFGSLRISSDLSDGESDREPSSATESEESPLPNNQPAFPVQILPFLYLGCAKDSTNLDVLGQYNIKYILNVTPNLPNMFEHDGLFKYKQIPISDHWSQNLSQFFPEAISFIDEARSKQCGVLVHCLAGISRSVTVTVAYLMQRLNLSLNDAYDFVKRKKSNISPNFNFMGQLLDFERTLGLHSPCDNRSSSNEQLYFTTPTNHNVFQLDTLEST